From the genome of Salvelinus alpinus chromosome 19, SLU_Salpinus.1, whole genome shotgun sequence, one region includes:
- the LOC139545952 gene encoding transmembrane protein 17A yields MPVFYSPIPQNLRMGLASVGGSMFTNNRTGDFSSDYNKDQDDKTVNELVSHLPLQMILYFNIFYFPCWWISAVLMLDLKLYYLPGYYQALLVTGVVLLTICEITRLYLGYIGNLKEKVPELAGFWLISFLFQLPILLFFLTDEDIIILPLERAVHSIYLLFILSELLASFFALRAMTRKLTLLFHLRQFGEVENLHHLHHHHLHITGKSPAFGMPYYGRTVLPMPPHTNNVHSH; encoded by the exons ATGCCTGTGTTCTACTCCCCCATACCCCAGAACCTCCGGATGGGCCTGGCCTCTGTCGGTGGGTCCATGTTCACTAACAACAGGACAGGGGACTTTAGCAGTGACTACAACAAGGACCAGGATGATAAAACAG TCAATGAGTTGGTGTCTCACCTACCCCTTCAGATGATCCTGTACTTCAACATATTCTATTTCCCATGCTGGTGGATCTCTGCTGTTCTCATGCTGGATCTAAAG TTGTATTACCTGCCTGGGTACTACCAGGCTCTACTTGTGACTGGAGTGGTTCTGCTTACCATCTGTGAAATCACCAGGCTCTATCTGGGCTATATCGGAAACCTCAAAGAGAAG GTGCCAGAGCTGGCTGGGTTCTGGCTGATCTCCTTCCTGTTCCAGCTGCCCATTCTACTCTTCTTCCTGACTGACGAGGACATCATCATCCTCCCTCTGGAGAGGGCCGTCCACTCCATctacctcctcttcatcctctcaGAGCTCCTGGCTTCCTTCTTCGCCCTCAG GGCCATGACCAGGAAGTTAACCCTGCTGTTCCACCTCAGGCAGTTTGGAGAGGTGGAAAACCTtcatcacctccaccatcaccacctCCACATAACGGGAAAGAGCCCAGCCTTCGGCATGCCATATTATGGGAGGACTGTTCTGCCCATGCCACCACACACCAATAACGTTCACAGTCACTGA
- the selenoe gene encoding selenoprotein e translates to MWTFLLLTLAFSATGMTEDNVIDTVIEERPVIAKGILKAPSVVGUAIKKMPELYTFLMERWALYHNLEYDSGEEKNPRLIFYDDKDEVVQTVPVKKMKVDEISSLLDSLGFYKRSQKGEDVPEEFQHFPLRAPRDEL, encoded by the exons ATGTGGACCTTTTTGTTGCTCACGCTGGCCTTTTCTGCCACAGGAATGACGGAAGACAATGTCATAGATACAGTTATTGAAGAGAGACCTGTAATAGCCAAGGGCATACTAAAG GCTCCAAGTGTGGTTGGATGAGCCATCAAGAAGATGCCTGAGCTCTATACATTCCTTATGGAGCGATGGGCATTGTA TCATAACCTGGAATATGattcaggagaggagaagaatcCACGTCTGATCTTCTATGATGATAAGGATGAGGTTGTTCAG ACTGTCCCTGTGAAGAAGATGAAGGTGGATGAGATCAGTAGCCTGCTGGACTCTCTGGGTTTCTACAAGAGATCTCAGAAGGGGGAGGACGTGCCAGAGGAGTTTCAACACTTTCCCCTGAGAGCCCCCAGGGACGAGTTGTGA